A stretch of Planococcus citri chromosome 5, ihPlaCitr1.1, whole genome shotgun sequence DNA encodes these proteins:
- the LOC135847730 gene encoding uncharacterized protein LOC135847730 isoform X3, with amino-acid sequence MAADTSNVYDVMHPTPVSLQELSVIAVSLTLWRSEIIENRKSQTLERFWTSILVNNGSISSLRTKLPELPSVIYDVIVEYVTRLGRSIVYCVGEHNRTVLYFKKRHFPFRLSEVLEYFDDFVCDYNGTVDFVKTAERMMHCDGLDDVLKFVIACRYFLEDHVRRIWPSVREKMNLRNIGFHSLRSVDLSRYPMLDYWICNLSNQLNKMPLDQYDTIDEEMLEECIHWAGNPLAINYFWNRVPCENQMQMAIELIRVKKKECFVRCILSKLDDQQLEEFVSKKGSDLMQALLEDHSRDERFIIRPWTYIKNLMNGDTFYDLVVNMLRTEAGYFLHIVRDHRKLENWLHQCCLIWNSAHHLLKRSAIIDISSDLELIICRNDYNRPTRGTSSEFLLFILSDFTSEEKQSFWRNCWKNLMIHKNTRDLQRIMEVCFEHEDDMIEFKENVIAKSENFQLRCVSSLSRLNFNEVDALINFGCPRSAETAKHVKQASLWSSFIGKSLVFYRKLVLHFHCEEFNTFINNAYDSVDLANDFKHQLVSSLDNLRAMSGSFLVEEHHAEAAMKFIETFVSTEQILQQIKSFILDCLKEEGIRGSFTIKYASSEPFFDQVLLWCLGSYEQVMEFRQTYIKPGDEYRFRY; translated from the coding sequence ATGGCTGCAGACACTTCCAACGTGTATGATGTTATGCATCCGACTCCAGTTTCATTGCAGGAATTATCAGTGATCGCTGTTAGCCTGACACTGTGGCGTTCtgaaattatcgaaaatcgcaaaagcCAAACATTGGAGAGATTTTGGACTTCAATATTAGTCAATAATGGAAGCATAAGCTCATTAAGAACTAAACTTCCTGAATTACCATCCGTGATTTACGATGTGATCGTCGAATACGTCACCAGACTTGGGAGATCAATAGTGTATTGCGTTGGAGAGCACAATAGAACAgtattgtattttaaaaaaaggcatttTCCATTTCGTCTTTCGGAAGTTTTGGAATACTTCGATGATTTCGTTTGCGATTACAACGGAACTGTGGATTTTGTAAAGacagccgaacgtatgatgcATTGTGATGGTCTcgatgatgttttgaaattcgtCATAgcttgtaggtattttttggaagATCACGTAAGACGAATATGGCCATCAGTACGGGAAAAgatgaatttgagaaatattggTTTCCATAGTTTGAGAAGTGTCGATTTGAGTAGGTATCCGATGTTGGACTACTGGATTTGTAATCTTAGTAATCAGTTGAATAAGATGCCATTGGACCAGTATGATACGATTGACGAAGAGATGCTGGAAGAGTGTATTCACTGGGCTGGTAACCCATTAGCAATAAATTATTTCTGGAATCGTGTACCATGCGAGAACCAAATGCAAATGGCTATCGAACTTATTCGTGTAAAGAAAAAAGAATGTTTCGTGAGGTGCATCTTATCGAAACTGGACGATCAACAATTGGAAGAATTCGTCAGTAAGAAGGGTAGTGACTTGATGCAAGCTCTTCTGGAAGATCATTCTCGTGACGAAAGGTTCATCATTCGACCTTGGACGTACATAAAAAATCTGATGAATGGTGACACTTTCTATGATCTTGTTGTGAACATGTTGAGGACTGAAGCTGGATATTTTTTGCACATTGTTCGTGATCATCGAAAGCTTGAGAATTGGTTGCATCAGTGTTGCTTGATATGGAATAGCGCGCATCATCTTTTAAAGAGATCAGCGATTATAGATATTTCGTCCGATTTGGAATTAATCATATGCCGAAATGATTATAATAGGCCTACTCGTGGTACCTCTTCCGAGTTCCTATTGTTCATTCTTTCAGACTTTACTTCGGAAGAAAAACAGTCGTTTTGGCGTAACTGCTGGAAGAATTTGATGATACACAAGAATACGCGCGATTTGCAACGAATAATGGAAGTATGTTTCGAACACGAGGATGACATGATCGAGTTCAAGGAAAACGTAATcgcaaaaagtgaaaattttcagcttcgttGTGTATCGTCACTGTCACGTTTAAATTTCAACGAAGTAGAtgctttgatcaattttggttGTCCTCGTAGTGCAGAAACTGCGAAACATGTGAAACAGGCCTCCTTGTGGTCGAGTTTTATTGGCAAGAGTCTGGTTTTCTATCGTAAACTTGTTCTTCATTTTCATTGCGAAGAATTCAATACGTTTATTAATAACGCTTACGACAGCGTCGACCTCGCGAATGATTTTAAACATCAACTGGTGTCATCTCTTGATAATCTGAGAGCTATGTCGGGTAGTTTTCTAGTGGAAGAACATCACGCGGAAGCGGCgatgaaatttattgaaacattTGTTTCAACCGAACAAATTTTACAACAGATAAAATCCTTTATCCTCGATTGTTTAAAGGAGGAAGGTATTCGTGGTAGCTTTACCATTAAATATGCTAGTTCTGAACCTTTCTTTGACCAGGTTTTGCTTTGGTGCCTCGGAAGTTACGAGCAAGTTATGGAATTTAGGCAAACGTATATTAAACCAGGGGACgaatataggtttaggtattga